In a single window of the Streptomyces sp. NBC_00353 genome:
- a CDS encoding ribonuclease J: protein MSHPHPELGTPPKLPKGGLRVTPLGGLGEIGRNMTVFEYGGRLLIVDCGVLFPEEEQPGIDLILPDFTTIRDRLDDIEGIVLTHGHEDHIGGVPYLLRLKPDIPLIGSKLTLALIEAKLQEHRIRPYTLEVAEGQRERIGVFDCEFIAVNHSIPDALAVAIRTPAGMAVATGDFKMDQLPLDGRLTDLHAFARLSEEGIDLLLSDSTNAEVPGFVPPERDISNVLRTVFANAQKRIIVASFASHVHRIQQILDAAHEYGRRVAFVGRSMVRNMGIARDLGYLKVPAGLVVDVKTLDDLPDDEVVLVCTGSQGEPMAALSRMANRDHQIRIVQGDTVILASSLIPGNENAVYRVINGLTRWGAHVVHKGNAKVHVSGHASAGELLYFYNICKPKNLMPVHGEWRHLRANAELGALTGVPKDHIVIAEDGVVVDLVDGKAKIVGKVQAGYVYVDGLSVGDVTETSLKDRRILGDEGIISVFIVVDSSSGKITGGPYIQARGSGIDDAAFTAVVPKIEEALNKSAQDGVVEPHQLQQLVRRSMGKWVSDTYRRRPMILPVVVEV from the coding sequence TTGAGTCATCCGCACCCCGAACTCGGCACCCCGCCGAAGCTCCCGAAGGGTGGCCTCCGCGTCACCCCTCTGGGCGGCCTCGGCGAAATCGGCCGCAACATGACGGTTTTCGAGTACGGCGGACGCCTGCTCATCGTCGACTGCGGAGTGCTCTTCCCCGAGGAGGAGCAGCCCGGAATCGACCTGATCCTGCCGGACTTCACCACGATCCGGGACCGTCTCGACGACATCGAGGGCATCGTCCTCACGCACGGACACGAGGACCACATCGGTGGTGTCCCGTATCTGCTGCGACTGAAGCCGGACATCCCGCTCATCGGCTCCAAGCTGACCCTCGCCCTGATCGAGGCGAAGCTCCAGGAGCACCGCATCCGTCCGTACACCCTCGAAGTCGCCGAGGGCCAGCGCGAGCGCATCGGCGTCTTCGACTGCGAATTCATCGCGGTCAACCACTCCATCCCGGACGCTCTCGCGGTCGCCATCCGCACGCCTGCGGGCATGGCAGTCGCGACCGGTGACTTCAAGATGGACCAGCTCCCGCTGGACGGCCGTCTCACCGACCTGCACGCTTTCGCCCGGCTGAGCGAAGAAGGCATCGACCTTCTCCTCTCCGATTCGACGAACGCAGAGGTTCCCGGCTTCGTACCGCCCGAGCGGGACATCTCCAACGTCCTGCGCACGGTCTTCGCCAACGCCCAGAAGCGCATCATCGTGGCGAGCTTCGCCAGCCACGTACACCGGATTCAGCAGATCCTCGACGCGGCACACGAGTACGGCCGCCGGGTCGCCTTCGTCGGCCGCTCGATGGTCCGCAACATGGGCATCGCCCGTGACCTCGGCTATCTGAAGGTCCCCGCGGGCCTGGTCGTCGACGTCAAGACCCTCGACGACCTGCCGGACGACGAGGTCGTGCTGGTCTGCACGGGTTCCCAGGGCGAGCCGATGGCCGCACTGTCCCGCATGGCCAACCGCGACCACCAGATCCGGATCGTCCAGGGCGACACGGTGATCCTCGCGTCGTCCCTGATCCCGGGCAACGAGAACGCGGTCTACCGCGTGATCAACGGCCTGACCCGCTGGGGTGCACACGTCGTCCACAAGGGCAACGCCAAGGTCCACGTCTCGGGCCACGCCTCGGCCGGCGAGCTGCTGTACTTCTACAACATCTGCAAGCCGAAGAACCTGATGCCGGTCCACGGCGAATGGCGCCACCTGCGGGCCAACGCCGAACTGGGTGCGCTCACCGGCGTGCCCAAGGACCACATCGTCATCGCCGAGGACGGCGTCGTCGTCGACCTCGTCGACGGCAAGGCCAAGATCGTCGGCAAGGTGCAGGCCGGTTATGTGTATGTCGACGGCCTCTCGGTCGGAGACGTCACGGAGACCTCCCTCAAGGACCGTCGCATCCTCGGCGACGAGGGCATCATCTCGGTCTTCATCGTGGTCGACAGCTCGTCCGGCAAGATCACGGGCGGTCCGTACATCCAGGCCCGGGGCTCCGGAATCGACGACGCGGCATTCACCGCCGTCGTGCCGAAGATCGAGGAAGCGCTCAACAAGTCCGCCCAGGACGGCGTGGTGGAGCCGCACCAGCTCCAGCAGCTCGTCCGTCGCTCGATGGGCAAGTGGGTCTCCGACACCTACCGCCGGCGCCCGATGATCCTTCCCGTCGTCGTCGAGGTCTGA
- the dapA gene encoding 4-hydroxy-tetrahydrodipicolinate synthase, whose amino-acid sequence MAPISTPQTPFGRVLTAMVTPFTADGALDLDGAQRLAAHLVDAGNDGLIINGTTGESPTTSDAEKDQLVRAVLEAVGDRAHVVAGIGTNDTRHSVELARTAERAGVHGLLAVTPYYNKPPQEGLFRHFTAIADATGLPVMLYDIPGRSGVPIDTETLVRLAEHPRIVANKDAKGDLGRASWAIARSGLAWYSGDDMLNLPLLSVGAIGFVSVVGHVVTPELRALIEAYLGGDVQKATEIHQKLLPVFTGMFRTQGVITTKAALALQGLPAGPLRLPLVELTAQETAQLKIDLAAGGVQL is encoded by the coding sequence ATGGCTCCGATCTCCACTCCGCAGACCCCCTTCGGGCGGGTCCTCACCGCTATGGTCACGCCCTTCACGGCGGACGGCGCACTCGACCTCGACGGCGCCCAGCGGCTCGCCGCCCATCTGGTGGACGCAGGCAATGACGGCCTGATCATCAATGGCACCACCGGCGAGTCCCCGACCACCAGCGACGCGGAGAAAGACCAGCTCGTACGGGCTGTACTGGAAGCCGTGGGGGACCGGGCCCATGTCGTCGCCGGCATCGGCACGAACGACACCCGCCACAGCGTCGAGCTGGCCCGCACGGCCGAGCGCGCCGGCGTCCACGGCCTTCTCGCGGTGACGCCGTACTACAACAAGCCGCCGCAGGAAGGCCTCTTCCGTCACTTCACGGCCATCGCGGACGCCACCGGTCTACCGGTGATGCTCTACGACATTCCCGGCCGCAGCGGTGTGCCGATCGACACAGAGACGCTGGTCCGGCTCGCCGAGCATCCGCGCATCGTCGCCAACAAGGACGCCAAGGGCGACCTGGGCCGCGCCAGCTGGGCCATCGCCCGGTCCGGCCTCGCCTGGTACTCCGGCGACGACATGCTGAACCTGCCGCTGCTCTCGGTCGGCGCCATCGGCTTCGTCTCGGTCGTCGGTCACGTCGTCACCCCCGAGCTGCGCGCCCTCATCGAGGCGTACCTCGGCGGAGACGTCCAGAAGGCCACGGAGATCCATCAGAAGCTCCTGCCGGTCTTCACCGGCATGTTCCGCACCCAGGGCGTGATCACCACCAAGGCCGCGCTCGCCCTCCAGGGCCTGCCCGCCGGCCCGCTGCGCCTCCCTCTGGTGGAACTCACCGCACAGGAAACGGCGCAGCTCAAGATCGATCTCGCCGCCGGTGGGGTACAGCTGTAA
- the thyX gene encoding FAD-dependent thymidylate synthase, translated as MTETPEPAKPSFRSDVTVELVKHSAADSDVLFAARVSTAGEQSLEEVSKDPERSKGLINFLMRDRHGSPFEHNSMTFFISAPIFVFREFMRHRVGWSYNEESGRYRELEPVFYVPDEARKLVQQGRPGKYEFVEGTAAQQELTGRVMEDAYRQAYEAYQEMLAAGVAREVARAVLPVGLFSSMYATCNARSLMHFLGLRTQHELAKVPSFPQREIEMVGEQMEEQWAQLMPLTHAAFNKNGRVAP; from the coding sequence GTGACCGAGACCCCCGAGCCCGCAAAGCCCAGCTTCCGCAGCGATGTCACCGTCGAGCTGGTGAAGCACTCCGCGGCCGACTCCGACGTCCTGTTCGCCGCCCGTGTCTCCACGGCCGGAGAGCAGTCCCTGGAGGAGGTCAGCAAGGACCCGGAGCGTTCGAAGGGGCTCATCAACTTCCTGATGCGCGACCGCCACGGGTCCCCGTTCGAGCACAACTCGATGACGTTCTTCATCAGCGCCCCGATCTTTGTGTTCCGCGAGTTCATGCGTCACCGGGTCGGCTGGTCGTACAACGAGGAATCGGGCCGCTACAGGGAGCTGGAGCCGGTCTTCTACGTCCCCGATGAGGCTCGCAAGCTGGTTCAGCAGGGCCGCCCCGGCAAATACGAGTTCGTCGAGGGCACCGCGGCCCAGCAGGAGCTCACGGGCCGTGTGATGGAGGACGCGTACCGCCAGGCGTACGAGGCCTACCAGGAGATGCTCGCCGCCGGAGTGGCCCGCGAGGTCGCCCGTGCCGTGCTCCCGGTGGGGCTGTTCTCGTCGATGTACGCCACGTGCAACGCCCGCTCGCTGATGCATTTCCTCGGCCTGCGCACCCAGCACGAGCTGGCGAAGGTGCCGTCCTTCCCCCAGCGGGAGATCGAAATGGTCGGTGAACAGATGGAGGAGCAGTGGGCGCAGCTCATGCCGCTCACCCATGCAGCCTTCAACAAAAATGGACGCGTAGCTCCGTAG
- the dapB gene encoding 4-hydroxy-tetrahydrodipicolinate reductase, with protein sequence MSKLRVAVLGAKGRIGSEAVRAVEAADDMELVAALSRGDKLETLAETGAQVAVELTTPASVMGNLDFCIRHGINAVVGTTGWTDERLAQLNTWLSGSPETGVLIAPNFSIGAVLTMKFAEQAARYFESVEVVELHHPNKVDAPSGTATRTAQLIAEARKKAGCAPQPDATATALDGARGANVDGVPVHAIRLRGLLAHQEVLLGGEGETLTIRHDSLHHSSFMPGILLGARRVVTTPGLTFGLENFLDLN encoded by the coding sequence ATGAGCAAGCTGCGCGTGGCCGTTCTCGGCGCCAAGGGCCGCATCGGATCCGAAGCGGTGCGAGCCGTCGAGGCCGCCGACGACATGGAACTGGTGGCCGCACTCAGCCGCGGCGACAAGCTGGAGACGCTCGCGGAAACCGGCGCCCAGGTCGCGGTCGAACTCACCACACCCGCGTCGGTGATGGGGAACCTCGACTTCTGCATCCGGCACGGAATCAACGCGGTCGTCGGCACCACCGGCTGGACCGACGAACGGCTCGCGCAGCTGAACACCTGGCTCTCCGGCTCCCCGGAGACCGGTGTGCTCATCGCGCCGAACTTCTCCATCGGCGCCGTCCTCACCATGAAGTTCGCGGAGCAGGCCGCCCGCTACTTCGAGTCGGTCGAGGTCGTCGAACTGCACCACCCCAACAAGGTCGACGCCCCCTCCGGCACCGCCACCCGCACCGCCCAGCTGATCGCCGAAGCCCGGAAGAAGGCCGGCTGCGCCCCGCAGCCCGACGCCACGGCCACGGCGCTCGACGGCGCCCGCGGCGCGAACGTCGACGGGGTCCCGGTCCACGCGATCAGGCTCCGTGGCCTCCTCGCCCACCAGGAGGTGCTGCTCGGCGGCGAGGGCGAGACCCTCACCATCCGCCACGACTCCCTGCACCACAGCAGCTTCATGCCGGGCATCCTGCTGGGTGCACGCCGTGTGGTGACCACTCCGGGCCTCACCTTCGGCCTGGAAAACTTCCTCGACCTGAACTGA
- a CDS encoding M16 family metallopeptidase, with translation MTSRSSVTTARTSSEARAVARTQTLLKGTNGIGTVRRTVLPGGLRIVTETLPSVRSATFGIWANVGSRDETPSLNGATHYLEHLLFKGTAKRSALDISSAIDAVGGEMNAFTAKEYTCYYARVLDTDLPLAIDVVCDMLTGSLIAAEDVDAERGVILEEIAMTEDDPGDCVHDLFAHTMLGDTPLGRPVLGTVDTINALNRGQIARFYKKHYDPTHLVVAAAGNVDHATVVRQVRKAFERAGALSRTEAVPVAPREGSRTLRTAGRVELLNRKTEQAHVVLGVPGLARTDDRRWALGVLNTALGGGMSSRLFQEVREKRGLAYSVYSYTSGFADCGLFGVYAGCRPSQVHDVLKICRDELDRVASDGLSDEEIGRAIGQLSGSTVLGLEDTGALMNRIGKSELCWGEQMSVDDMLSRIAQVTPDDVRAVAGEVLGQRPSLSVIGPLKDKQAGRLDEAVS, from the coding sequence GTGACGTCCCGTAGTTCCGTGACGACGGCCCGCACCTCTTCGGAGGCGCGGGCCGTCGCCCGTACCCAAACGCTTCTCAAGGGCACCAATGGCATCGGCACCGTTCGCCGTACCGTTCTCCCCGGCGGTCTCCGGATCGTCACCGAGACCCTGCCCTCCGTACGCTCCGCCACCTTCGGTATCTGGGCCAATGTCGGATCACGCGACGAGACGCCCAGCCTGAACGGCGCGACGCACTACCTCGAGCACCTCCTCTTCAAGGGCACGGCCAAGCGCAGCGCCCTCGACATCTCGTCCGCGATCGACGCGGTCGGCGGCGAGATGAACGCCTTCACGGCGAAGGAGTACACCTGCTACTACGCGCGGGTCCTCGACACCGACCTGCCACTGGCCATCGATGTCGTCTGCGACATGCTGACCGGCTCGCTGATCGCCGCCGAGGACGTCGACGCCGAGCGCGGCGTCATCCTCGAAGAGATCGCGATGACCGAGGACGACCCGGGCGACTGCGTGCACGACCTGTTCGCGCACACGATGCTCGGCGACACGCCCCTCGGCCGCCCGGTCCTCGGCACCGTCGACACGATCAACGCACTGAACCGCGGCCAGATCGCCCGCTTCTACAAGAAGCACTACGACCCCACCCACCTGGTCGTCGCCGCCGCCGGCAACGTCGACCACGCCACGGTGGTACGCCAGGTCCGCAAGGCCTTCGAGCGCGCGGGTGCCCTGTCCCGTACCGAAGCCGTCCCGGTCGCACCCCGCGAAGGCTCTCGCACCCTGCGCACGGCGGGCCGGGTCGAGCTGCTCAACCGCAAGACCGAGCAGGCCCATGTCGTCCTCGGCGTTCCGGGCCTCGCCCGCACCGACGACCGTCGCTGGGCACTCGGCGTACTCAACACCGCCCTGGGCGGCGGAATGAGCTCCCGCCTCTTCCAGGAGGTGCGTGAGAAGCGCGGCCTCGCCTACAGCGTGTACTCGTACACCTCGGGCTTCGCCGACTGCGGACTCTTCGGCGTGTACGCGGGATGCCGGCCCAGCCAGGTCCACGACGTCCTGAAGATCTGCCGCGACGAACTCGACCGGGTAGCGTCCGACGGACTGAGCGACGAAGAGATCGGGCGTGCCATCGGCCAGCTCTCCGGCTCCACCGTCCTCGGCCTGGAGGACACCGGCGCCCTGATGAACCGTATCGGCAAGAGCGAGCTGTGCTGGGGCGAGCAGATGTCGGTCGACGACATGCTGAGCCGGATAGCGCAGGTCACCCCGGACGACGTCCGGGCAGTGGCAGGCGAGGTACTCGGACAGCGCCCCTCGCTCTCCGTCATCGGTCCGCTCAAGGACAAGCAGGCCGGCCGCCTCGACGAAGCGGTCTCCTAA
- a CDS encoding polyribonucleotide nucleotidyltransferase, whose translation MENETHYAEAVIDNGTFGTRTIRFETGRLAKQAAGSAVAYLDDDTMVLSATTASKKPKDQLDFFPLTVDVEERQYAAGKIPGSFFRREGRPSEDAILTCRLIDRPLRPSFKKGLRNEIQIVETIMALNPDHLYDVIAINAASCSTQLAGLPFSGPIGGTRVALIKGQWVAFPTHTELEDAVFDMVVAGRVLEDGDVAIMMVEAEATEKTIQLVKDGAEAPTEEVVAAGLEAAKPFIKALCKAQSELAAKAAKPTGEFPVFLDYQDDVLEALTAAVSTELAKALTIAGKQEREAELDRIKEIAGEKLLPQFEGREKEISGAYRALTKKLVRERVIKDKVRIDGRGVTDIRTLAAEVEAIPRVHGSALFERGETQILGVTTLNMLRMEQQLDTLSPVTRKRYMHNYNFPPYSVGETGRVGSPKRREIGHGALAERAIVPVLPSREEFPYAIRQVSEALGSNGSTSMGSVCASTMSLLNAGVPLKAAVAGIAMGLISQEIDGKTHYVALTDILGAEDAFGDMDFKVAGTKQFVTALQLDTKLDGIPASVLAAALKQARDARLHILDVMNEAIDVPDEMSPNAPRIITVKIPVDKIGEVIGPKGKMINQIQEDTGADITIEDDGTIYIGAQQGSQAEAARATINAIANPTMPEVGERYLGTVVKTTTFGAFVSLMPGKDGLLHISQIRKLAGGKRVENVEDVVAVGAKVQVEIAEIDSRGKLSLIPVIEGEEDEKKDDAAK comes from the coding sequence GTGGAGAACGAGACCCACTACGCCGAGGCCGTTATCGACAACGGAACCTTCGGCACCCGCACCATCCGCTTCGAGACGGGCCGCCTGGCCAAGCAGGCCGCCGGCTCCGCCGTTGCGTACCTGGACGACGACACCATGGTGCTGTCGGCCACCACGGCTTCCAAGAAGCCGAAGGACCAGCTCGACTTCTTCCCCCTCACGGTGGACGTCGAGGAGCGGCAGTACGCCGCGGGCAAGATCCCCGGCTCCTTCTTCCGCCGCGAGGGCCGCCCCTCCGAGGACGCGATCCTCACCTGCCGTCTGATCGACCGGCCGCTGCGCCCCTCCTTCAAGAAGGGCCTGCGCAACGAGATCCAGATCGTCGAGACGATCATGGCGCTCAACCCCGATCACCTGTACGACGTGATCGCGATCAACGCCGCCTCCTGCTCCACGCAGCTGGCCGGCCTGCCCTTCTCCGGCCCGATCGGTGGCACCCGTGTCGCCCTGATCAAGGGCCAGTGGGTCGCCTTCCCGACGCACACCGAGCTCGAGGACGCCGTCTTCGACATGGTCGTCGCCGGTCGCGTCCTGGAGGACGGCGACGTCGCGATCATGATGGTCGAGGCCGAGGCCACCGAGAAGACCATCCAGCTCGTCAAGGACGGCGCCGAGGCCCCGACCGAAGAGGTCGTCGCCGCCGGTCTCGAGGCCGCGAAGCCGTTCATCAAGGCCCTCTGCAAGGCCCAGTCGGAGCTCGCCGCCAAGGCTGCCAAGCCCACCGGCGAGTTCCCGGTCTTCCTCGACTACCAGGACGACGTCCTGGAGGCGCTCACCGCCGCCGTCAGCACCGAGCTCGCCAAGGCGCTCACCATCGCCGGCAAGCAGGAGCGCGAGGCCGAGCTGGACCGCATCAAGGAGATCGCCGGCGAGAAGCTGCTCCCGCAGTTCGAGGGCCGCGAGAAGGAGATCTCCGGTGCCTACCGCGCGCTGACCAAGAAGCTGGTCCGCGAGCGCGTCATCAAGGACAAGGTCCGCATCGACGGCCGTGGCGTCACGGACATCCGTACGCTCGCCGCCGAGGTCGAGGCCATCCCGCGCGTGCACGGCTCGGCGCTGTTCGAGCGTGGCGAGACCCAGATCCTGGGCGTCACCACCCTGAACATGCTCCGCATGGAGCAGCAGCTGGACACCCTCTCCCCGGTGACCCGCAAGCGCTACATGCACAACTACAACTTCCCGCCGTACTCCGTCGGTGAGACCGGCCGCGTGGGCTCGCCCAAGCGCCGCGAGATCGGCCACGGTGCGCTCGCCGAGCGCGCCATCGTGCCGGTGCTGCCGTCGCGCGAGGAGTTCCCCTACGCGATCCGCCAGGTCTCCGAGGCGCTGGGCTCCAACGGCTCGACGTCCATGGGCTCGGTCTGCGCCTCCACCATGTCGCTGCTGAACGCCGGTGTGCCCCTCAAGGCCGCCGTCGCCGGTATCGCCATGGGTCTGATCTCCCAGGAGATCGACGGCAAGACCCACTACGTCGCCCTGACCGACATCCTCGGTGCCGAGGACGCGTTCGGTGACATGGACTTCAAGGTCGCCGGTACGAAGCAGTTCGTCACCGCGCTCCAGCTCGACACCAAGCTCGACGGCATCCCCGCCTCGGTCCTGGCCGCCGCGCTGAAGCAGGCCCGCGACGCCCGCCTCCACATCCTCGATGTGATGAACGAGGCCATCGACGTCCCGGACGAGATGTCCCCGAACGCCCCGCGGATCATCACCGTCAAGATCCCGGTGGACAAGATCGGTGAGGTCATCGGCCCCAAGGGCAAGATGATCAACCAGATCCAGGAGGACACCGGCGCCGACATCACGATCGAGGACGACGGCACCATCTACATCGGTGCCCAGCAGGGCTCGCAGGCCGAGGCCGCCCGCGCCACGATCAACGCGATCGCCAACCCGACCATGCCGGAGGTCGGCGAGCGTTACCTGGGTACGGTCGTCAAGACCACCACCTTCGGTGCGTTCGTCTCGCTCATGCCGGGCAAGGACGGCCTGCTGCACATCTCGCAGATCCGCAAGCTCGCCGGTGGCAAGCGCGTGGAGAACGTCGAGGACGTGGTTGCGGTCGGAGCCAAGGTCCAGGTCGAGATCGCCGAGATCGACTCCCGCGGCAAGCTCTCCCTCATCCCCGTGATCGAGGGCGAAGAGGACGAGAAGAAGGACGACGCTGCCAAGTGA
- the rpsO gene encoding 30S ribosomal protein S15: MSLDAATKKQIMSEFATKEGDTGSPEVQVAMLSRRISDLTEHLKTHKHDHHSRRGLLILVGQRRRLLQYLAKKDIQRFRALVDRLGIRRGAAGGAK, translated from the coding sequence GTGTCGCTCGACGCCGCTACGAAGAAGCAGATCATGTCCGAGTTCGCCACCAAGGAGGGTGACACCGGTTCCCCCGAGGTCCAGGTGGCCATGCTCTCCCGTCGCATCTCGGACCTGACGGAGCACCTCAAGACGCACAAGCACGACCACCACTCCCGTCGTGGTCTGCTGATCCTGGTCGGCCAGCGTCGCCGCCTCCTGCAGTACCTGGCCAAGAAGGACATCCAGCGCTTCCGTGCCCTGGTCGACCGCCTCGGCATCCGCCGCGGTGCGGCCGGCGGTGCCAAGTAA
- the eccD gene encoding type VII secretion integral membrane protein EccD gives MSTTAATGFCRVTVVAPDSRIDVALPEDIAVADIYPEILRLTGQTQAAGHPTGYHLVRRDGTVLDGARTLAAQQVLDGELLSLRPFAQSLPPAVFDDVSDAVASAVTRDRHLWSDELLRGAGLLGGVLLLVLMGFVLWFADPVRHDMHSLPGIIAGSAGLLLTAFAGVRARVYGDRATAVALGLGALPLVLIAGSGIIGPDAGQGPGRLQFLLGCVAVLVASVVLVALTPSGDAPFVAATFVATVGTLATFVAILTGVSATGTAAVCAPVALGLVAFLPGLSARFARLPIGYASPRTAPGGYDDSFADPNASPEPEGVPVDADRIAAQARRGHEMLLGLVGGCAAVVVGSAAVLGFSGNVWGRLLALAAGLAMLLRARLFRYTSQVACVLVAGIGAVALLVLGLSLKPPADLVRELARYGDSGSLDIRTVWLSAAVAAGAALLTAIGLIIPRKGLSPFWGRLLDLTESALLLSPVPLCLAVLDVFARARALTG, from the coding sequence GTGAGTACGACTGCAGCGACGGGCTTCTGCCGCGTCACTGTCGTGGCGCCCGACAGCCGTATCGACGTCGCCCTGCCGGAGGACATCGCAGTCGCCGACATCTACCCGGAGATCCTCCGTCTCACCGGCCAGACCCAGGCAGCCGGCCACCCCACCGGCTACCACCTGGTGCGCCGCGACGGCACGGTGCTCGACGGGGCGCGCACGCTCGCCGCCCAGCAGGTGCTCGACGGCGAACTGCTCAGCCTGCGCCCGTTCGCGCAGTCACTGCCGCCCGCCGTATTCGACGACGTGTCGGACGCCGTCGCCTCGGCCGTCACCCGGGACCGCCACCTGTGGAGCGACGAACTGCTGCGCGGCGCCGGTCTGCTGGGCGGCGTACTGCTCCTCGTGCTGATGGGCTTCGTCCTCTGGTTCGCCGACCCCGTCCGGCACGACATGCACAGCCTGCCCGGCATCATCGCGGGCTCCGCCGGACTGCTGCTCACCGCGTTCGCGGGGGTACGCGCCCGGGTCTACGGGGATCGCGCCACCGCCGTCGCACTCGGCCTCGGCGCGCTGCCCCTCGTACTCATCGCAGGCTCCGGCATCATCGGCCCGGACGCCGGCCAGGGCCCCGGACGGCTGCAGTTCCTGCTCGGCTGCGTGGCCGTCCTGGTCGCGTCCGTCGTCCTGGTCGCTCTGACCCCGAGCGGCGACGCCCCGTTCGTCGCGGCGACCTTCGTCGCCACCGTCGGCACCCTCGCCACCTTCGTCGCGATCCTCACCGGGGTCTCCGCCACCGGGACCGCCGCGGTCTGCGCCCCGGTCGCCCTCGGCCTCGTCGCCTTCCTGCCCGGCCTCTCCGCCCGCTTCGCCCGGCTGCCCATCGGTTACGCATCGCCACGCACCGCCCCGGGGGGTTACGACGACAGCTTCGCGGACCCGAACGCCTCCCCGGAGCCCGAAGGCGTCCCCGTCGACGCCGACCGCATCGCCGCCCAGGCCCGCCGCGGCCACGAGATGCTGCTCGGTCTGGTCGGCGGCTGCGCGGCCGTCGTCGTCGGGTCCGCCGCCGTCCTGGGCTTCTCCGGCAACGTCTGGGGCCGGCTCCTCGCCCTCGCCGCCGGACTCGCGATGCTGCTGCGCGCCCGCCTCTTCCGCTACACCTCGCAGGTCGCCTGCGTCCTGGTGGCGGGCATCGGCGCGGTCGCCCTGCTGGTCCTCGGCCTCTCCCTGAAACCGCCGGCCGACCTGGTGAGGGAGCTGGCCCGGTACGGGGACAGCGGCTCCCTGGACATCCGAACGGTCTGGCTCTCCGCGGCCGTGGCCGCGGGCGCCGCACTGCTGACGGCGATCGGTCTGATCATTCCCCGTAAGGGGCTCTCCCCGTTCTGGGGCCGCCTCCTCGACCTCACGGAGAGCGCCCTCCTCCTCTCCCCGGTCCCGCTCTGCCTGGCAGTACTGGACGTCTTCGCCAGGGCGCGAGCCCTCACCGGCTGA